The following are from one region of the Streptomyces rubrogriseus genome:
- a CDS encoding sulfite exporter TauE/SafE family protein, with the protein MDVVALLGIGLLTGVTTVLFGFGGGFVAVPVVVWADSAPGADAIRVATATSALVMVVNAAFATAVTPRRVLAALRGGGPLLVLLGVGAAAGALAARHAPAGLIRWAFVAYVALTVVDLLLRPGFLRPRAQAEAAVGTPRPLPAVVGAPVGAVAAFLGVGGSVMTVPAMRRAGHTMHVATALANPLTLAIALPAALVFLGGSGDPAGADPHLALVGLVDLRAAGALLLGALPVIAVLRRRPPRIPDRLYAWTYVGLLGAVTVAMVL; encoded by the coding sequence GTGGATGTTGTGGCTCTGCTCGGAATCGGGCTCCTGACCGGTGTGACCACCGTGCTGTTCGGCTTCGGCGGCGGTTTCGTCGCCGTCCCGGTCGTGGTGTGGGCGGACTCCGCCCCGGGCGCGGACGCGATACGGGTGGCGACGGCCACCTCGGCCCTGGTGATGGTGGTGAACGCGGCCTTCGCCACCGCGGTCACGCCCCGCCGGGTGCTGGCCGCCCTCCGGGGTGGCGGCCCGCTGCTCGTCCTGCTGGGCGTCGGCGCCGCGGCCGGGGCGCTCGCCGCGCGTCACGCCCCGGCCGGGCTGATCCGCTGGGCGTTCGTCGCGTACGTCGCCCTCACCGTCGTGGACCTGCTGCTGCGCCCCGGCTTCCTGCGCCCGCGTGCCCAGGCCGAGGCGGCCGTCGGCACGCCGCGTCCGCTGCCGGCCGTCGTCGGTGCGCCCGTCGGTGCGGTGGCCGCCTTCCTCGGGGTGGGCGGCAGCGTCATGACCGTCCCCGCGATGCGGCGGGCCGGGCACACGATGCACGTGGCGACCGCGCTGGCCAACCCGCTGACCCTGGCGATCGCGCTCCCGGCCGCCCTCGTCTTCCTGGGCGGCTCCGGGGACCCCGCCGGCGCCGACCCGCACCTCGCCCTGGTGGGTCTCGTCGACCTCCGGGCGGCCGGGGCGCTGCTCCTGGGCGCCCTGCCGGTGATCGCGGTGCTGCGCCGACGCCCGCCGCGCATCCCGGACCGTCTCTACGCCTGGACGTACGTCGGGCTGCTCGGCGCGGTGACGGTCGCGATGGTGCTGTGA
- a CDS encoding amylo-alpha-1,6-glucosidase, whose product MTAADPRVQLVRDATFVRLRADGDISGTRGSAPDGLFLQDARHLSRWHLAVDGTAPTALVPVTPETDDTAAGALTPEGTRDNPPAYTVFRRQGVTAGTFTEHLSLVSNRPDAVTARLDLTVDADFADLFELRADDRHYAKPGAEYDSRDTADGVLFSYRRADWHARTEITCDPAPDTVAAAPARPGDTARILTWHLPLDAHGRADLRLTVRARPHGRTRPPVPASAPTAVRRPERVDGAAEDLTRACERGLADIDLLTIPVPGVDGEDVRVPAAGIPWFLTLFGRDSLLTAYFLLPYRPATAAAVLSALAATQGRRHDPFSGEQPGRIVHETRHGELAHFRQVPYGRYYGAVDATPLFLVLLHAHHEATGDRTLAERLERHARRAVDWMLTDGGLERHGYLVYEPDPGGLVNQNWKDSAGAVCFRDGTQAEGPVAVCEAQGYAYDALLRTAQLADDVWRDEAYARRLRESAARLRDRFTADFWMADADFPALALDGDGRQVDALASDAGHLLWSDILDPERSRRVGRRLLEPDFFSGWAIRTLAAGQRPYHPLSYHRGSAWPHDNAVVVLGLARQGLAAEVRTVAEGLVAAAARHGHRLPEVLAGYDRSATAAPVPYPHSCSPQAWAAATPLALRTALGPQPLGS is encoded by the coding sequence ATGACCGCGGCCGACCCCCGCGTCCAACTGGTGCGCGACGCCACCTTCGTCCGCCTCCGGGCCGACGGCGACATCAGCGGCACCCGCGGATCGGCACCCGACGGGCTGTTCCTCCAGGACGCCCGGCACCTCAGCCGCTGGCACCTCGCCGTCGACGGGACCGCCCCCACCGCGCTGGTACCCGTCACGCCGGAGACCGACGACACGGCCGCCGGTGCACTGACCCCCGAGGGCACCCGGGACAACCCGCCCGCGTACACCGTCTTCCGGCGCCAGGGCGTCACCGCCGGCACGTTCACCGAACACCTGAGCCTGGTCAGCAACCGTCCCGACGCCGTGACGGCCCGCCTCGACCTCACCGTCGACGCGGACTTCGCCGACCTCTTCGAACTCCGCGCCGACGACCGCCACTACGCCAAGCCCGGCGCGGAGTACGACAGTCGCGACACCGCCGACGGAGTGCTCTTCAGCTACCGCAGAGCCGACTGGCACGCGCGGACGGAAATCACCTGCGATCCCGCCCCGGACACGGTGGCCGCGGCACCGGCCCGGCCGGGCGACACCGCCCGGATCCTCACCTGGCACCTGCCCCTCGACGCGCACGGACGGGCCGACCTTCGGCTGACCGTCCGCGCCCGCCCGCACGGACGCACCCGGCCGCCCGTCCCCGCTTCCGCCCCCACCGCCGTACGACGCCCCGAACGGGTCGACGGCGCGGCGGAAGACCTGACCCGCGCCTGCGAACGCGGTCTCGCCGACATCGACCTGCTGACCATCCCGGTCCCCGGCGTCGACGGCGAGGACGTGCGCGTCCCGGCCGCCGGCATCCCGTGGTTCCTCACCCTGTTCGGCCGCGACTCCCTGCTGACCGCCTACTTCCTGCTGCCGTACCGGCCCGCGACGGCCGCCGCCGTCCTCAGCGCGCTCGCCGCCACCCAGGGCCGGCGGCACGACCCGTTCAGCGGTGAGCAGCCCGGACGCATCGTCCACGAGACCCGGCACGGCGAACTCGCCCACTTCCGGCAGGTCCCGTACGGCCGGTACTACGGCGCCGTCGACGCCACCCCGCTCTTCCTCGTCCTGCTCCACGCCCACCACGAGGCGACCGGTGACCGGACCCTGGCGGAGCGCCTGGAACGGCACGCCCGGCGGGCCGTGGACTGGATGCTCACCGACGGCGGCCTGGAGCGGCACGGGTACCTCGTGTACGAGCCCGACCCGGGCGGGCTGGTCAACCAGAACTGGAAGGACTCGGCCGGCGCCGTCTGCTTCCGCGACGGCACCCAGGCCGAGGGGCCCGTCGCCGTCTGCGAGGCGCAGGGGTACGCCTACGACGCACTCCTGCGCACCGCCCAACTCGCCGACGACGTCTGGCGGGACGAGGCGTACGCCCGCCGGCTGCGGGAGAGCGCCGCCCGGCTGCGGGACCGGTTCACGGCGGACTTCTGGATGGCCGACGCCGACTTCCCCGCCCTGGCGCTGGACGGCGACGGCCGCCAGGTCGACGCGCTGGCCTCGGACGCCGGGCATCTGCTGTGGTCGGACATCCTCGACCCGGAGCGCTCCCGCCGGGTGGGCCGGCGACTCCTCGAGCCGGACTTCTTCTCCGGCTGGGCGATCCGGACCCTCGCCGCCGGGCAGCGGCCGTACCACCCGCTGTCGTACCACAGGGGCAGTGCCTGGCCGCACGACAACGCGGTCGTCGTCCTCGGCCTGGCCAGGCAGGGCCTGGCGGCGGAGGTGCGCACCGTCGCGGAGGGACTCGTCGCGGCGGCGGCCCGTCACGGCCACCGGCTGCCCGAGGTCCTCGCCGGATACGACCGCTCGGCGACCGCCGCACCCGTTCCCTACCCCCACTCCTGCTCGCCGCAGGCCTGGGCCGCCGCCACCCCGCTGGCCCTGCGGACGGCGCTGGGGCCACAACCGCTCGGTTCCTGA
- a CDS encoding GntR family transcriptional regulator, which translates to MAASVGFTPESERVTRRLRDEIIDGVRAPGSRLVERELAESLGVSRLPVREALKTLVAEGLVTPRPRSWAVVREFTTSDIADLDEVRSGLETLGFRLAAQRHTREGLERLRATVDAELDAARADDAVRARRAAADFHETVVSLAANELLNELERVLRSRLRWLLGQHDDLLAVALEHDALYRAIAARDVDRVQELVLHHLSTSRSAALGHLAQERS; encoded by the coding sequence ATGGCTGCGTCAGTGGGCTTCACGCCCGAGTCCGAGCGGGTCACGCGGCGGTTGCGCGACGAGATCATCGACGGTGTGCGGGCCCCGGGCAGCCGCCTGGTCGAGCGGGAGCTGGCCGAGTCCCTCGGCGTCAGCCGGCTCCCGGTCCGCGAGGCGCTCAAGACCCTGGTGGCGGAAGGGCTGGTGACCCCGCGGCCACGGAGCTGGGCGGTGGTGCGGGAGTTCACCACGAGCGACATCGCCGACCTGGACGAGGTCCGTTCGGGCCTGGAGACCCTCGGTTTCCGGCTCGCCGCCCAGCGGCACACGCGGGAGGGTCTGGAGCGGCTGCGCGCGACGGTGGACGCCGAACTCGACGCGGCGCGCGCCGACGACGCCGTGCGGGCCCGCCGGGCGGCCGCCGACTTCCACGAGACCGTCGTGTCCCTGGCCGCCAACGAACTGCTCAACGAACTGGAGCGGGTCCTGCGCAGCCGGCTGCGCTGGCTCCTGGGCCAGCACGACGACCTGCTGGCCGTCGCCCTGGAACACGACGCCCTCTACCGGGCCATCGCGGCCCGCGACGTGGACCGGGTCCAGGAGCTGGTCCTGCACCATCTGTCGACGAGCCGCAGCGCGGCACTGGGCCACCTGGCGCAGGAGCGCTCCTAG
- a CDS encoding aspartate/glutamate racemase family protein produces the protein MRILVVNVNTTQSITDAIGKQAAGAASDGTEIVPLTPAFGAESVEGNYESYLAAVAVMEAVRAHPEPFDAVIQAGYGEHGREGLQELLDVPVVDITEAAASTAQYLGRRYSVVTTLDRTVPLIEERLAVAGLSARCASVRASGLAVLELERDEQAAVDAITEQAARAVEDDRAEVICLGCGGMAGLAERVVERTGVPVVDGVAAAVTVAESLVRLGLSTSKVRTYARPRPKRIVNWPPRVG, from the coding sequence ATGCGCATCCTCGTGGTCAACGTCAACACCACGCAGTCCATCACCGACGCGATCGGCAAGCAGGCGGCCGGCGCGGCCTCCGACGGCACCGAGATCGTGCCGCTGACACCGGCCTTCGGCGCGGAGTCGGTGGAGGGCAACTACGAGAGCTACCTCGCCGCCGTCGCCGTGATGGAGGCCGTGCGCGCCCACCCGGAGCCCTTCGACGCGGTGATCCAGGCCGGTTACGGCGAACACGGCCGCGAGGGACTCCAGGAGCTGCTCGACGTACCCGTCGTCGACATCACCGAGGCGGCGGCGAGCACCGCCCAGTACCTGGGCCGCCGCTACTCGGTCGTCACCACGCTCGACCGTACGGTGCCGCTGATCGAGGAGCGGCTGGCGGTGGCCGGACTGAGCGCCAGGTGTGCCTCCGTGCGGGCCAGCGGGCTCGCCGTGCTGGAGCTGGAGCGGGACGAGCAGGCCGCCGTGGACGCCATCACCGAGCAGGCCGCCCGTGCCGTCGAGGACGACCGGGCCGAGGTGATCTGCCTGGGCTGCGGAGGCATGGCGGGCCTCGCCGAACGGGTGGTGGAACGTACCGGTGTCCCCGTGGTCGACGGGGTCGCCGCCGCCGTGACGGTCGCCGAGTCGCTGGTCCGGCTCGGTCTGTCCACGTCCAAGGTGCGCACCTACGCCCGCCCGCGTCCCAAGCGGATCGTCAACTGGCCCCCGCGGGTGGGCTGA
- a CDS encoding GNAT family N-acetyltransferase — MSTADLRPATLADAPAITALLNEIDRIEIGRPETDQHTVEADLKHQQTDLTQDSWLAFDGDLPVAYGLLWDESGGERIDIDHYVLPDHQRTGLRMLVAMETRALAKARANGAERAVVHLHLNTRPTTDTALLAERGWSVVRTHHVLRRALDPAADVSPQAPAGVRVRACATEADRVRVHELYQRTFAQHFDFQPRPYRLWLDDIDAAGLDWSLVWIAETDDLGDAGFLLARDDREAMGWIRSIGVLREARGRGVGGFLLRHAFAAFAARGRDTVGLGVDTANATGAPRLYGRNGMTVHFAVDTWEAVLA, encoded by the coding sequence ATGTCCACCGCCGACCTGCGACCGGCCACCCTCGCCGACGCCCCCGCCATCACCGCCCTCCTCAACGAGATAGACCGGATCGAGATCGGCCGCCCCGAGACCGACCAGCACACCGTCGAAGCCGACCTGAAGCACCAGCAGACGGATCTGACCCAGGACTCGTGGCTCGCCTTCGACGGCGACCTGCCGGTGGCGTACGGGCTGCTGTGGGACGAGTCCGGCGGGGAGCGGATCGACATCGACCACTACGTGCTGCCCGACCACCAGCGGACCGGGCTGCGCATGCTGGTGGCCATGGAGACCCGCGCCCTGGCCAAGGCACGGGCCAACGGCGCGGAGCGCGCCGTGGTGCACCTGCACCTCAACACCCGGCCCACGACCGACACCGCGCTCCTCGCCGAGCGCGGCTGGAGCGTCGTGCGCACCCACCACGTACTGCGCCGCGCACTGGACCCGGCGGCCGACGTTTCGCCCCAGGCCCCGGCGGGCGTACGGGTGCGGGCCTGTGCCACGGAGGCGGACCGCGTCCGGGTGCACGAGCTGTACCAGCGGACGTTCGCCCAGCACTTCGACTTCCAGCCGCGCCCGTACCGGCTGTGGCTGGACGACATCGACGCCGCGGGCCTCGACTGGTCCCTGGTGTGGATCGCCGAGACCGACGACCTGGGGGACGCCGGGTTCCTGCTCGCCCGGGACGACCGCGAGGCCATGGGCTGGATCCGGAGCATCGGCGTACTGCGCGAGGCCCGGGGCCGAGGTGTGGGCGGGTTCCTGCTGCGCCACGCCTTCGCGGCCTTCGCCGCACGGGGCCGGGACACGGTGGGCCTCGGTGTCGACACCGCGAACGCGACGGGCGCCCCGCGGCTGTACGGCCGCAACGGCATGACCGTCCACTTCGCCGTCGACACCTGGGAGGCCGTGCTCGCTTGA
- a CDS encoding AraC family transcriptional regulator, translating into MKNVPLADVDHVDRAVLPIGTDYPPGHVLDWHEHRRAQFLYGATGVMVVDTDDGTWTVPPERAVLIPAATRHRVRMLGVSTRSLYIEPDAVPWWPGTCTVVDVPPLLRELLLAAVEFEADYSLSGRDGSVADLLLHEIAARAPLPFHVRIPVGADLAALCREYLAAPDTGVTNAVWAARTNLSERAFTRRFRAETGDSPAVWRGRARLLAAVPLLRSGSVSEVGGRLGYASPAAFTAAFTRTFGIPPSRFAQGHRGRPPAEGL; encoded by the coding sequence GTGAAGAACGTCCCCCTGGCCGACGTGGACCACGTGGACCGCGCCGTGCTGCCGATCGGCACCGACTACCCGCCCGGACACGTCCTGGACTGGCACGAGCACCGGCGCGCGCAGTTCCTGTACGGCGCGACCGGAGTCATGGTGGTCGACACCGACGACGGCACCTGGACCGTACCGCCCGAGCGCGCCGTGCTGATCCCGGCGGCCACCCGGCACCGGGTGCGGATGCTGGGCGTGAGCACCCGCAGCCTGTACATCGAGCCGGACGCCGTCCCGTGGTGGCCGGGCACCTGCACGGTCGTGGACGTGCCGCCGCTGCTGCGCGAACTGCTCCTGGCGGCCGTCGAGTTCGAGGCCGACTACAGCCTGTCCGGGCGCGACGGCAGCGTCGCCGACCTCCTCCTGCACGAGATCGCGGCGCGCGCCCCGCTCCCGTTCCACGTCCGCATCCCCGTCGGTGCCGACCTGGCGGCACTGTGCCGGGAGTATCTGGCCGCGCCGGACACCGGGGTCACCAACGCGGTGTGGGCGGCGCGGACGAACCTGAGCGAGCGCGCCTTCACCCGGCGCTTCCGTGCCGAGACGGGCGACAGTCCCGCCGTCTGGCGGGGCCGTGCCCGGCTGCTGGCGGCCGTTCCGCTGCTGCGGTCCGGTTCGGTCAGCGAGGTCGGCGGCCGGCTCGGCTACGCCTCTCCCGCCGCGTTCACCGCCGCCTTCACCCGCACCTTCGGCATCCCGCCGTCCCGGTTCGCCCAAGGCCACCGGGGGCGACCCCCGGCTGAGGGCCTCTAG
- a CDS encoding family 43 glycosylhydrolase → MLPSHSHRPRARLGPLLAALLGLVVSLLPGLAGSGAAAATASGPHAPTAASGAFRNPLNSGPDPFMTHWKGDYYLTTTQGGSIRMWRSPSLGTLPTADPVTVWTDTDPSRDRNIWAPEFYRFGDRWYLYYTADDGVDDHHRLYVLESERDDPTGPYHFKAKLAPPNHADDFAIDAGVLQLGGRLYLAYSGINQYQHNGINIAPMSNPYTVSGNAVAIDAAGGCPEVREGPEFLYRGGRVWMTYSTCDTGKPDYQVWMMSMPLNADPLVPGNWHQHQGAVFSRADDRGVFGPGHHAFFTSPDGTEDWIVYHAKTTSVNTYTNRTTRAQRFTWRADGTPDFGRPLAMGATQNLPSGDPGSGNYWINDDGRSSGAGSVTYSGAWNSGTGCATQCFWSDDHWSDRAGATATFSFTGTRIALLSVKDTGNGYAGISIDGGPEQRVDFHGAIRVGEAVQYTSPRLANGRHTLRIRVMGEHNSQSGASFVSVDRAEVYTD, encoded by the coding sequence GTGCTTCCCAGCCACTCGCACCGTCCCCGCGCCCGCCTCGGCCCGCTCCTCGCCGCCCTTCTCGGGCTGGTCGTGAGCCTGCTGCCCGGACTCGCCGGATCCGGCGCCGCGGCGGCGACCGCGTCCGGGCCGCATGCCCCCACCGCGGCGTCCGGCGCCTTCCGCAACCCGCTCAACAGCGGCCCCGACCCCTTCATGACGCACTGGAAGGGCGACTACTACCTCACCACCACCCAGGGCGGCAGCATCAGGATGTGGCGCTCCCCGTCCCTGGGCACCCTGCCGACCGCGGACCCGGTCACCGTGTGGACCGACACCGACCCTTCCCGCGACCGCAACATCTGGGCCCCGGAGTTCTACCGGTTCGGCGACCGCTGGTACCTGTACTACACGGCCGACGACGGCGTCGACGACCACCACCGGCTGTACGTCCTGGAGTCCGAGCGCGACGACCCCACCGGCCCGTACCACTTCAAGGCCAAGCTCGCCCCGCCCAACCACGCGGACGACTTCGCCATCGACGCGGGCGTCCTCCAGCTCGGCGGCCGGCTCTACCTCGCCTACAGCGGCATCAACCAGTACCAGCACAACGGGATCAACATCGCCCCGATGTCCAACCCGTACACCGTCTCCGGGAACGCGGTCGCGATCGACGCGGCGGGCGGCTGCCCCGAGGTGCGCGAGGGGCCCGAGTTCCTCTACCGGGGCGGGCGGGTCTGGATGACGTACTCCACCTGCGACACGGGCAAGCCGGACTACCAGGTCTGGATGATGTCGATGCCGCTGAACGCCGACCCGCTGGTGCCGGGCAACTGGCACCAGCACCAGGGCGCGGTCTTCTCCCGGGCCGACGACCGGGGCGTCTTCGGGCCGGGCCACCACGCCTTCTTCACGTCGCCCGACGGGACCGAGGACTGGATCGTCTACCACGCCAAGACCACGTCGGTGAACACCTACACCAACCGCACCACGCGGGCGCAGAGGTTCACCTGGCGGGCCGACGGCACCCCCGACTTCGGCCGTCCGCTGGCCATGGGCGCCACCCAGAACCTGCCCTCGGGCGACCCTGGCTCGGGAAACTACTGGATCAACGACGACGGCCGCTCCAGCGGCGCCGGGAGCGTCACCTACTCCGGCGCCTGGAACTCCGGCACCGGCTGCGCCACGCAGTGCTTCTGGAGCGACGACCACTGGAGCGACCGGGCCGGTGCCACGGCCACCTTCTCCTTCACGGGCACCCGGATCGCCCTGCTCTCCGTCAAGGACACCGGGAACGGCTACGCGGGCATCAGCATCGACGGCGGGCCCGAGCAGCGGGTGGACTTCCACGGCGCGATCCGCGTCGGGGAGGCGGTGCAGTACACGAGTCCACGGCTGGCCAACGGCAGGCACACCCTGCGGATCCGGGTCATGGGCGAGCACAACTCCCAGTCCGGGGCGTCCTTCGTGAGCGTCGACCGGGCCGAGGTCTACACCGACTGA
- a CDS encoding NCS1 family nucleobase:cation symporter-1 gives MTALEDRRPSARTDGTATSSGLYTYDLAPTKREGRRWGAYNVFTLWANDVHSLGNYAFAIGLFALGLNVWGILAAFALASVLLFLLLTLSGFMGHKTGVPFPVMSRIAFGIRGAKIPAAVRGAVAIAWFGIQTYLASAVLSALLVAMFPTLASLDTNSLLGQSTLGWITFLVLWALQVLIVSYGMQMIRRYMAFAAPTTLLTMCALAVWMFVRADGSVSVSVDAPLTGGAMWLQVLQAAALWVVIYGTFVLNFCDFTRSARSRGSIVRGNVIGIPVNMLFFAVIVAVLSGAQFTLDGRVITSPTDIVRTIPNMFLLAVASLCLIALTVAVNLLANFVAPIYALVDLFPHRLDFRRAGLVSAVLGLVITPWNLYNSPVVVNYFLGGLGALLGPLFGVIMADYWLLRKSRVNVPALYTEDAGAEYHYRRGYNPRAVAAFLPAAAIAVVVALVPFFHAAAGFSWFVGAVIAAVLYALVADRAAPIRDVDGESIAVAAE, from the coding sequence ATGACTGCCCTGGAAGACCGCCGTCCGTCAGCCCGGACCGACGGCACCGCCACCAGCTCCGGCCTCTACACCTACGACCTGGCCCCGACGAAGCGGGAGGGCCGCCGCTGGGGCGCCTACAACGTCTTCACCCTCTGGGCCAACGACGTGCACAGCCTGGGCAACTACGCCTTCGCCATCGGCCTGTTCGCCCTCGGGCTGAACGTGTGGGGCATCCTCGCCGCCTTCGCGCTCGCCTCGGTCCTGCTCTTCCTCCTGCTCACGCTCTCCGGATTCATGGGCCACAAGACGGGCGTTCCGTTCCCCGTGATGAGCCGCATCGCCTTCGGTATCCGGGGAGCGAAGATTCCGGCCGCCGTGCGCGGGGCCGTGGCCATCGCCTGGTTTGGTATCCAGACTTACCTCGCGTCGGCCGTGCTGAGCGCCCTCCTGGTGGCCATGTTCCCCACCCTGGCCTCCCTGGACACGAACTCCCTGCTCGGCCAGTCGACGCTCGGCTGGATCACCTTCCTCGTGCTGTGGGCCCTCCAGGTGCTCATCGTCAGCTACGGGATGCAGATGATCCGCCGCTACATGGCCTTCGCCGCGCCCACCACCCTGCTGACCATGTGCGCCCTCGCGGTGTGGATGTTCGTCCGGGCCGACGGGTCGGTCTCCGTGTCCGTCGACGCCCCGCTCACCGGGGGTGCGATGTGGCTCCAGGTGCTCCAGGCCGCCGCCCTGTGGGTGGTGATCTACGGGACGTTCGTGCTCAACTTCTGCGACTTCACCCGGTCCGCACGCAGCCGCGGCTCCATCGTCCGGGGCAACGTGATCGGCATCCCGGTGAACATGCTCTTCTTCGCCGTCATCGTGGCGGTGCTCAGCGGAGCCCAGTTCACCCTCGACGGGCGCGTGATCACCAGTCCGACGGACATCGTCAGGACGATCCCCAACATGTTCCTGCTGGCCGTCGCCTCGCTGTGTCTCATCGCCCTCACGGTGGCGGTGAACCTGCTGGCCAACTTCGTGGCGCCGATCTACGCCCTGGTCGACCTCTTCCCGCACCGGCTGGACTTCCGCCGCGCGGGCCTGGTGAGCGCCGTCCTCGGCCTGGTGATCACGCCCTGGAACCTCTACAACAGCCCGGTCGTCGTGAACTACTTCCTCGGCGGGCTCGGCGCGCTGCTCGGCCCCCTGTTCGGGGTGATCATGGCGGACTACTGGCTGCTGCGGAAGTCCCGCGTGAACGTGCCGGCCCTCTACACCGAGGACGCGGGCGCCGAGTACCACTACCGGCGCGGCTACAACCCGCGGGCCGTCGCCGCCTTCCTCCCCGCCGCCGCGATCGCCGTCGTCGTCGCGCTCGTCCCCTTCTTCCACGCCGCGGCCGGGTTCTCCTGGTTCGTCGGCGCCGTCATCGCCGCGGTGCTGTACGCGCTCGTCGCCGACCGTGCCGCGCCGATCCGCGACGTGGACGGCGAGTCCATCGCCGTCGCCGCCGAATAG